In Micrococcus luteus NCTC 2665, a single window of DNA contains:
- a CDS encoding UPF0182 family membrane protein, which produces MSFGQGGGGPFGGPPRDGGGTAGGQSGPFGAFGPFGGAPRGPGDDGDRGPGGPFGGGGSSAARGRGRPGRPSALVLTIIAVAVLVGLFVVFTNVYTDVLWFSQLGFTEVFWTEVLAKGALFLIAGLGMALAVWLAIRTAWRHRPADASAAARDSLSQVQRQLEPIRRLVFLGVPLVLGVFAGSTAMNGWNTVLLFLNQVPYGQADPEFGLDLMFFMATLPFLTLVVGYLISVVLVSGITGLLVHYLYGAVRVEEGGGVRITPAARAHIGITLAVFLLLQGVNFWLNRYRTTQSQTGNWAGALYTDVNAVIPTSAILAVTAVIVAGLFVWTVVSGRWRLSLIGTAVLVITALVVGTAYPFIVQEYQVKPSERTLESQYIERNIAMTREAYGLDDVEVTNYEGATDTEAGALAGEEANTANVRLMDPNLISQTFGQLQQFRPYYSFPTTLHVDRYEVDGQTRDTILAARDVNVDDSQSWVNRHTIYTHGYGMVVADASEVAAGGRPQWLLSEIPTRGPLASDQDYEPRIYFGHNSPSYSVVGAPEGAPAVERDRPQTADSQEDTAYTFSGDGGPSVGNLFNRLAYAVKFGSPELVLSSDVNEASQILYDRDPAERVRKVAPYLTVDTAPYPAIVDGRVQWIVDAYTTSDQFPYSTAQQLGEVTVDSLSQGQNPALQGRVNYIRNSVKATVDAYDGSVSLYAWDDQDPLLQAWQNVYPSSLRPYSEMSAGLLDHVRYPEDMFKVQRELLGRYHVTDADDFYENNDAWSVPSDPTREEDVKQPPYYMTLQMPGQDEPAFSLTSSYIPQITDGAQQRNVLYGFLSAAGDAGTGEDGVKAEGYGQLRLLELPRSTTVPGPGQAQANFDSNADVSRELNLLRQGASEVLNGNMITLPVAGGILYVQPVYVRSSGGTTYPTLRKVLVSFGDKVGFADTLQEALDQVFDGDSGAVTPEEKQAEAPAPGEKPTAPGTVEEELSAALEEAQDALTQGQERLAEGDWAGYGEQQKRLNEALKRATAADDALGGDAPAQEQAPAEASPAPSSSPSPTPSG; this is translated from the coding sequence GTGAGCTTCGGACAGGGAGGCGGCGGACCGTTCGGCGGCCCGCCCCGTGACGGCGGCGGGACCGCCGGGGGCCAGTCCGGCCCGTTCGGGGCGTTCGGCCCCTTCGGCGGCGCCCCGCGCGGCCCGGGCGACGACGGCGACCGCGGCCCCGGCGGCCCGTTCGGCGGGGGCGGGTCCTCCGCCGCGCGGGGCAGGGGCCGGCCGGGCCGGCCGAGCGCGCTCGTGCTGACCATCATCGCGGTGGCCGTGCTCGTGGGGCTGTTCGTGGTGTTCACGAACGTCTACACGGACGTGCTGTGGTTCTCGCAGCTGGGCTTCACCGAGGTCTTCTGGACCGAGGTCCTCGCCAAGGGCGCGCTGTTCCTGATCGCCGGGCTCGGGATGGCCCTCGCCGTGTGGCTGGCGATCCGCACGGCCTGGCGCCACCGTCCCGCGGACGCGTCCGCGGCCGCGCGGGACTCGCTCAGCCAGGTCCAGCGCCAGCTCGAGCCCATCCGCCGCCTGGTGTTCCTGGGTGTCCCGCTCGTGCTCGGCGTGTTCGCCGGCTCCACCGCGATGAACGGCTGGAACACGGTCCTGCTGTTCCTGAACCAGGTGCCCTACGGCCAGGCGGACCCGGAGTTCGGCCTGGACCTCATGTTCTTCATGGCCACCCTGCCGTTCCTGACGCTCGTGGTCGGGTACCTGATCTCGGTGGTCCTGGTCTCCGGCATCACCGGTCTGCTCGTGCACTACCTGTACGGCGCGGTGCGCGTGGAAGAGGGCGGCGGCGTGCGGATCACCCCGGCGGCGCGCGCCCACATCGGCATCACCCTCGCCGTGTTCCTGCTGCTGCAGGGCGTCAACTTCTGGCTCAACCGCTACCGCACCACGCAGTCGCAGACCGGCAACTGGGCCGGCGCGCTCTACACGGACGTGAACGCGGTCATCCCGACGTCGGCGATCCTGGCGGTCACGGCCGTGATCGTGGCCGGCCTGTTCGTGTGGACGGTGGTCTCGGGCCGGTGGCGGCTGTCGCTGATCGGCACCGCGGTCCTGGTCATCACGGCGCTCGTGGTGGGCACGGCGTACCCCTTCATCGTGCAGGAGTACCAGGTGAAGCCGTCCGAGCGCACGCTCGAGTCCCAGTACATCGAGCGGAACATCGCCATGACGCGCGAGGCGTACGGCCTGGACGACGTCGAGGTGACGAACTACGAGGGCGCCACGGACACCGAGGCCGGGGCCCTGGCGGGCGAGGAGGCCAACACGGCCAACGTCCGTCTCATGGACCCGAACCTGATCTCCCAGACCTTCGGGCAGCTCCAGCAGTTCCGTCCGTACTACTCGTTCCCCACCACCCTGCACGTGGACCGCTACGAGGTGGACGGCCAGACGCGGGACACCATCCTGGCGGCCCGTGACGTCAACGTGGACGACTCGCAGTCGTGGGTGAACCGCCACACCATCTACACGCACGGCTACGGCATGGTCGTGGCCGACGCCTCCGAGGTCGCGGCCGGCGGCCGGCCCCAGTGGCTGCTCTCCGAGATCCCGACGCGCGGGCCGCTGGCCTCCGACCAGGACTACGAGCCGCGCATCTACTTCGGGCACAACTCGCCCTCGTACTCGGTGGTGGGTGCGCCCGAGGGCGCGCCGGCCGTCGAACGCGACCGGCCGCAGACGGCCGACTCCCAGGAGGACACGGCGTACACCTTCTCCGGCGACGGCGGCCCCTCGGTGGGCAACCTGTTCAACCGGCTCGCATACGCGGTGAAGTTCGGCTCGCCCGAGCTGGTGCTGTCCTCGGACGTGAACGAGGCCTCGCAGATCCTCTACGACCGCGACCCGGCCGAGCGTGTCCGCAAGGTCGCGCCCTACCTGACGGTGGACACCGCCCCCTACCCGGCGATCGTCGACGGCCGCGTGCAGTGGATCGTGGACGCCTACACGACCTCGGACCAGTTCCCGTACTCCACCGCGCAGCAGCTGGGCGAGGTCACGGTGGACTCCCTGAGCCAGGGCCAGAACCCGGCGCTCCAGGGCCGGGTGAACTACATCCGCAACTCGGTGAAGGCGACGGTGGACGCGTACGACGGCTCGGTGTCCCTCTACGCGTGGGACGACCAGGATCCGCTGCTGCAGGCCTGGCAGAACGTCTACCCGTCCTCTCTGCGCCCGTACTCGGAGATGAGCGCCGGACTCCTGGACCACGTCCGCTACCCGGAGGACATGTTCAAGGTCCAGCGCGAGCTGCTCGGCCGCTACCACGTGACCGATGCGGACGACTTCTACGAGAACAACGACGCGTGGTCCGTGCCGTCGGACCCCACGCGCGAGGAGGACGTCAAGCAGCCGCCGTACTACATGACGCTGCAGATGCCCGGCCAGGACGAGCCGGCGTTCTCCCTCACCAGCAGCTACATACCGCAGATCACGGACGGTGCCCAGCAGCGCAACGTGCTCTACGGCTTCCTCTCCGCCGCCGGCGACGCCGGCACGGGGGAGGACGGCGTGAAGGCCGAGGGCTACGGGCAGCTCCGACTGCTCGAGCTGCCGCGGTCCACCACGGTGCCCGGCCCGGGCCAGGCGCAGGCCAACTTCGACTCGAACGCGGACGTCTCGCGGGAGCTGAACCTGCTGCGCCAGGGCGCGTCCGAGGTGCTCAACGGCAACATGATCACCCTGCCGGTGGCCGGCGGCATCCTCTACGTCCAGCCGGTGTACGTCCGCTCCTCGGGCGGCACCACCTACCCGACGCTGCGCAAGGTGCTCGTCTCCTTCGGCGACAAGGTCGGCTTCGCGGACACCCTCCAGGAGGCCCTGGACCAGGTGTTCGACGGGGACTCGGGCGCGGTCACCCCGGAGGAGAAGCAGGCGGAGGCGCCCGCGCCGGGCGAGAAGCCGACGGCTCCGGGCACCGTCGAGGAGGAGCTCTCGGCGGCCCTCGAGGAGGCTCAGGACGCCCTGACCCAGGGCCAGGAGCGTCTGGCCGAGGGCGACTGGGCCGGCTACGGCGAGCAGCAGAAGCGTCTCAACGAGGCCCTGAAGCGTGCCACCGCCGCCGACGACGCCCTGGGCGGCGACGCGCCTGCCCAGGAGCAGGCCCCGGCCGAGGCGAGCCCTGCGCCGTCGTCGAGCCCCAGCCCGACGCCGAGCGGCTGA
- a CDS encoding YlbL family protein: MRAVPSRTIRAARVPFSGWLALGSAGLALLAPTPYILEGPGPAVDLLGEREGRPVLRVEGGEADPGEGTLDMTTVMVGGPPIGTTSLLDLGRGLTDPAVDVIPRELMYPTGVTSDEVGEANSAAMSDSQQTATAAALHELGREVSQRLVVQQLVPGGPAEGVLRAGDEVIAAEGRPVADLEAVRAAVGAAGPDPVTLTVRRDGAEQDLVVPVAAATEGAPQPWQMGALIETAYDVPVDVELTVPDIGGPSAGLMFALTVIERLTPGAMTGGAPIAGTGTITGDGVVGPIGGIPQKVRGAAEAGATTFLAPTANCEELAGRVPEGLTVYPVDTLGQARDIVEAAARGESPAAARTCG; this comes from the coding sequence GTGCGCGCAGTGCCCTCGAGGACCATCCGCGCCGCCCGCGTGCCCTTCTCCGGGTGGCTCGCCCTGGGCAGCGCCGGGCTGGCCCTGCTGGCCCCCACCCCCTACATCCTCGAGGGCCCCGGCCCCGCCGTGGATCTGCTGGGCGAACGGGAGGGTCGACCCGTGCTGCGCGTCGAGGGCGGCGAGGCGGACCCGGGTGAGGGGACCCTGGACATGACCACCGTGATGGTCGGGGGCCCGCCCATCGGCACCACCTCCCTGCTCGACCTCGGCCGCGGCCTGACGGACCCCGCCGTGGACGTGATCCCGCGCGAACTGATGTACCCCACCGGCGTCACCTCCGACGAGGTCGGCGAGGCCAATTCGGCGGCCATGTCGGACTCCCAGCAGACCGCGACCGCCGCGGCCCTGCACGAGCTCGGCCGGGAGGTGTCCCAGCGGCTCGTCGTGCAGCAGCTCGTGCCCGGCGGGCCCGCCGAGGGCGTCCTGCGGGCCGGGGACGAGGTGATCGCCGCCGAGGGACGGCCCGTGGCCGACCTGGAGGCCGTGCGCGCCGCCGTCGGGGCCGCGGGGCCCGACCCGGTCACGCTGACGGTCCGCCGCGACGGCGCGGAGCAGGACCTCGTGGTGCCCGTGGCGGCCGCTACCGAGGGCGCGCCCCAGCCGTGGCAGATGGGGGCCCTGATCGAGACCGCCTACGACGTCCCGGTGGACGTCGAGCTGACCGTGCCGGACATCGGCGGGCCTTCGGCGGGTCTGATGTTCGCGCTCACCGTGATCGAGCGGCTGACCCCGGGGGCGATGACGGGGGGCGCCCCGATCGCCGGAACGGGCACGATCACGGGGGACGGCGTCGTGGGTCCCATCGGCGGGATCCCGCAGAAGGTGCGCGGCGCCGCCGAGGCGGGGGCCACGACGTTCCTCGCCCCCACGGCGAACTGCGAGGAGCTGGCCGGCCGTGTGCCCGAGGGTCTGACGGTGTACCCCGTGGACACGCTGGGCCAGGCCCGCGACATCGTCGAGGCGGCGGCCCGGGGGGAGAGCCCGGCCGCCGCCCGGACGTGCGGCTGA
- a CDS encoding zinc-dependent metalloprotease: protein MSNDARTPGSDDGRDPLEEMLRQLFGGQGPDPDEVRRAMEGLGGPGGVPFDPSQLNPAMMQQAMAQFQAMMSSGSGSDGPVNWSLAKQAARQAVAGEDPAVGSFARREVDEALRLAELWLDGVTQTEPVGSVGVAWSRAEWVEATMDQWRRLTEPVAVSMSRAMSAAIEQQLPGQLPEGMDASLLGGLQPMLKNMGGTMFGLQLGGAVGALGKEVLSGTDIGLPVAGHRLALVPVNIEEFGDGLSVPDDQIRIYLALREAARMRLFLHSPWLERDLYAAVEQYAAGIRLDTEGIERAAQSVDPMDPGSLQAVFDGASFIAAPDATQQAALDQLELLVALVEGWVDVVVAEAARPLESAPALRETMNRRRASGGPAEQAFAALVGLELRPRRLREAAAFWEHVTAEHGTEYREEIWRHPERQPTAEDLEDPAGYAGRRSAADASAESLDDELRKLLEGGFGDAPREG, encoded by the coding sequence ATGAGCAACGACGCGCGCACGCCCGGATCCGACGACGGCCGCGACCCCCTGGAGGAGATGCTGCGGCAGCTCTTCGGCGGCCAGGGCCCCGACCCGGACGAAGTCCGACGCGCCATGGAGGGCCTGGGCGGCCCCGGCGGGGTGCCCTTCGACCCGTCCCAGTTGAATCCGGCCATGATGCAGCAGGCCATGGCCCAGTTCCAGGCGATGATGAGCTCCGGCTCCGGCTCGGACGGCCCCGTGAACTGGTCCCTGGCGAAGCAGGCCGCCCGCCAGGCCGTGGCCGGCGAGGACCCGGCCGTCGGCTCGTTCGCGCGACGCGAGGTGGACGAGGCGCTGCGGCTGGCCGAGCTGTGGCTCGACGGCGTCACGCAGACCGAGCCCGTCGGCAGCGTCGGCGTGGCCTGGTCCCGTGCCGAGTGGGTCGAGGCGACCATGGACCAGTGGCGCCGGCTCACCGAGCCCGTGGCCGTCTCGATGTCCCGGGCGATGTCCGCGGCCATCGAGCAGCAGCTGCCGGGTCAGCTCCCCGAGGGCATGGACGCCTCCCTGCTCGGCGGGCTGCAGCCCATGCTGAAGAACATGGGCGGCACGATGTTCGGCCTGCAGCTCGGCGGCGCCGTGGGTGCCCTGGGCAAGGAGGTGCTCTCGGGCACGGACATCGGCCTGCCCGTCGCCGGCCACCGCCTCGCCCTCGTCCCCGTGAACATCGAGGAGTTCGGCGACGGGCTCTCGGTGCCGGACGACCAGATCCGCATCTACCTGGCCCTGCGCGAGGCCGCACGCATGCGCCTGTTCCTGCACTCGCCGTGGCTCGAGCGGGACCTGTACGCCGCCGTCGAGCAGTACGCCGCGGGCATCCGCCTGGACACCGAGGGCATCGAGCGGGCCGCGCAGTCGGTGGACCCGATGGACCCCGGTTCCCTGCAGGCCGTGTTCGACGGGGCGTCCTTCATCGCCGCCCCGGACGCCACCCAGCAGGCCGCACTGGACCAGCTGGAGCTGCTCGTCGCCCTCGTGGAGGGCTGGGTGGACGTGGTGGTCGCCGAGGCCGCGCGCCCGCTCGAGTCGGCGCCCGCCCTGCGCGAGACCATGAACCGCCGCCGCGCCTCGGGCGGCCCGGCCGAACAGGCCTTCGCCGCCCTCGTGGGCCTCGAGCTGCGCCCGCGCCGCCTGCGCGAGGCCGCCGCGTTCTGGGAGCACGTCACGGCCGAGCACGGCACGGAGTACCGCGAGGAGATCTGGCGCCATCCCGAGCGTCAGCCCACCGCGGAGGACCTCGAGGACCCCGCCGGGTACGCCGGGCGCCGCTCCGCCGCGGACGCCAGCGCCGAGTCCCTCGACGACGAGCTGCGCAAGCTCCTCGAGGGCGGCTTCGGCGACGCGCCGCGCGAGGGCTGA
- a CDS encoding M48 metallopeptidase family protein, with product MPDNGRMRPVPPAPGRPPRAVPAARRGPARESIDLDWEGTPVRLVRSTARTRTVSAAWRDGRLQVNVPARLSAAQEREWIGRMVAKVGARGGTGQPAADPDGRPADARSDDALLAWAGRLSAAHLGGRARPVSVTWSARQRRRWGSCTPARGTIRLSTQLCGMPPPPPAVLVHELAHLLESGHGPAFRRLVDRYPRYAEAMAFLEGVTFAEGRGRTAPDRWAEDEDAG from the coding sequence ATGCCGGACAATGGCCGGATGCGCCCTGTCCCGCCCGCCCCCGGCCGCCCTCCGCGTGCCGTCCCGGCCGCCCGCCGCGGTCCCGCCCGCGAGAGCATCGATCTGGACTGGGAGGGCACGCCCGTGCGGCTCGTGCGCTCCACGGCCCGCACCCGCACCGTCTCGGCGGCGTGGCGCGACGGCCGCCTGCAGGTCAACGTCCCGGCCCGGCTCTCGGCCGCGCAGGAGCGCGAGTGGATCGGCCGGATGGTCGCGAAGGTGGGCGCACGCGGCGGGACGGGGCAGCCCGCGGCCGACCCGGACGGCCGCCCCGCCGACGCTCGCTCCGACGACGCGCTCCTGGCCTGGGCGGGACGGCTCTCGGCGGCGCACCTGGGTGGGCGGGCCCGTCCGGTCTCGGTCACGTGGTCGGCCCGGCAGCGCCGCCGCTGGGGCTCGTGCACGCCGGCCCGCGGCACCATCCGGCTCTCGACGCAGCTGTGCGGCATGCCGCCGCCGCCGCCAGCGGTGCTCGTCCACGAGCTGGCCCATCTGCTGGAGTCCGGACACGGCCCGGCCTTCCGACGCCTCGTGGACCGGTACCCGCGCTACGCCGAGGCGATGGCCTTCCTCGAGGGGGTCACCTTCGCCGAGGGCCGCGGTCGCACGGCGCCGGACCGGTGGGCGGAGGACGAGGACGCGGGCTGA